Proteins found in one Amycolatopsis umgeniensis genomic segment:
- a CDS encoding DoxX family protein, which produces MNSAYLTVAIVTIVINAGIAAADLARVPFVLKNSAEVDVPPSWIPPLASLKAAGAMGLLLGLLGVPYIGTAAAAGLVLFYVGAVITHVRARVFYNIAFPAGFLALTVATFVLDLA; this is translated from the coding sequence ATGAACTCCGCCTATCTCACCGTGGCCATCGTGACAATCGTGATCAACGCCGGGATCGCCGCCGCCGATCTCGCGCGGGTCCCGTTCGTCCTCAAGAACTCCGCCGAAGTCGACGTTCCGCCGTCCTGGATCCCGCCCCTGGCTTCGCTGAAAGCGGCGGGCGCGATGGGACTGCTGCTCGGCCTGCTCGGAGTGCCGTACATCGGGACAGCGGCGGCGGCCGGGCTCGTGCTGTTCTACGTCGGCGCCGTCATCACCCACGTGCGCGCCCGGGTCTTCTACAACATCGCCTTCCCTGCCGGCTTTCTCGCGCTGACGGTCGCGACCTTCGTCCTCGACCTGGCGTAG
- a CDS encoding DUF2293 domain-containing protein has protein sequence MQGEAKLEQRVVEAAEKLLSKRKSVTALEVLTAIGWLPENVLEAWRHGRLPALTAALPVNAEKLTFTLKALQRWAKGKALENTEIEHLGATRDRAPLKVTSGELAALEPLFRTQWIMPGLSAAKRAQVVARQQKAPDLVVSVALKDWLCADCGGTGDLLFLENEKPHCLDCADLGHLVFLPSGDTALTRRAKKASRLSAVVTRFNRSRKRSERQGLLVEDAALRAAEEQCLADEDVRERRRGRDRERREKEDVEFTARFFAAITEMFPGCPPERARAIAEHAGLRGSGRVGRSAAGRELAERPVFLAVVASIRHLDTEYDDLLMAGVERQAARDRIHATIEAVLDRWRS, from the coding sequence ATGCAGGGTGAGGCGAAACTGGAACAGCGCGTCGTCGAGGCGGCAGAAAAGCTGTTGTCCAAGCGGAAATCGGTGACCGCGCTCGAAGTCCTGACCGCGATCGGCTGGCTGCCGGAGAACGTCCTCGAGGCCTGGCGGCACGGCCGGCTCCCCGCTTTGACGGCCGCGCTGCCGGTGAACGCGGAAAAACTGACCTTCACCCTCAAGGCGCTTCAACGCTGGGCGAAGGGGAAGGCCCTCGAAAACACGGAGATCGAGCACCTCGGGGCGACTCGCGATCGAGCTCCCCTGAAGGTGACCTCGGGCGAGCTGGCCGCTCTCGAACCCTTGTTCCGGACGCAGTGGATCATGCCGGGCCTGTCGGCGGCCAAACGGGCACAAGTCGTCGCCCGGCAACAGAAAGCGCCGGACCTCGTCGTTTCCGTGGCGCTGAAGGACTGGCTGTGCGCCGACTGCGGCGGTACCGGCGACCTGCTGTTCCTGGAGAACGAAAAGCCGCACTGCCTCGACTGCGCCGACCTCGGTCACCTGGTCTTCCTGCCCTCCGGCGACACCGCGCTGACCCGCCGGGCGAAGAAGGCGAGCCGGCTTTCCGCCGTCGTCACCCGGTTCAACCGTTCACGGAAACGCAGCGAGCGGCAAGGACTCCTCGTCGAGGACGCGGCGTTGCGCGCCGCCGAGGAACAGTGCCTCGCCGACGAGGACGTCCGGGAACGACGCCGCGGCCGTGATCGCGAGCGGCGCGAGAAAGAAGACGTCGAGTTCACCGCCCGGTTCTTCGCCGCGATCACCGAGATGTTCCCCGGCTGCCCGCCGGAACGAGCGCGTGCCATCGCCGAACACGCGGGCCTGCGCGGCAGCGGCCGGGTCGGCCGGTCCGCCGCCGGACGAGAACTGGCCGAGCGCCCGGTGTTCCTCGCCGTCGTCGCCTCGATCCGGCACCTGGACACCGAATACGACGACCTCCTCATGGCAGGTGTCGAGCGACAGGCCGCCCGCGACCGCATCCACGCGACCATCGAAGCCGTGCTCGACCGCTGGCGATCCTGA
- a CDS encoding CGNR zinc finger domain-containing protein translates to MTPGTRLLVNARGERYRFDPGSLSLELMLTGGPGPYERYEIAHAPSDLADWFTGSRLALTAPLTDVQIRPAELAALKTLRDSLYRVAPALARGEAPSSDDLALLNDATGATPRPVIDPETRRLAWAPPVTGKQLLGAVARDAIGLVAGERSGRVRECSADDCHLLFFDTSRSGNRRWCSMERCGNRAKIRAYRARTETA, encoded by the coding sequence ATGACTCCGGGAACAAGGCTGCTCGTCAACGCCCGAGGCGAGCGGTATCGGTTCGATCCGGGCAGCCTCAGCCTCGAACTCATGCTGACCGGCGGCCCGGGCCCGTACGAGCGCTACGAGATCGCACACGCGCCGTCCGACCTCGCCGACTGGTTCACCGGTTCCCGGCTGGCGCTCACCGCGCCGCTGACCGACGTCCAGATCCGGCCCGCCGAACTGGCCGCGCTCAAGACACTCCGGGACTCGCTCTACCGCGTCGCCCCCGCCCTCGCCCGGGGCGAGGCGCCGTCGAGTGACGACCTCGCCCTGCTGAACGACGCGACCGGCGCGACCCCGCGGCCGGTGATCGACCCGGAAACGCGGCGGCTCGCCTGGGCACCGCCCGTCACCGGGAAACAGCTGCTCGGCGCCGTCGCGCGCGACGCCATCGGCCTCGTCGCGGGCGAACGGTCCGGCCGCGTCCGCGAATGTTCCGCGGACGACTGTCATCTGCTCTTCTTCGACACCTCGCGCTCGGGCAACCGCCGTTGGTGCTCGATGGAGCGTTGCGGCAACCGCGCCAAGATCCGTGCCTACCGGGCGCGGACCGAAACCGCGTGA
- a CDS encoding SRPBCC domain-containing protein: MIGKTKDAGWEIGVSKTVAYQLEHVWDYLSGPGLATWLGDVRLDPAKGAPYETAEGTVGEVRGYREREKIRLTWRPKGWGHESTVQVALRDAGPDKTVVVFHQERLAGPEERAAQREHWQAVLKIVVDDLAG; the protein is encoded by the coding sequence ATGATCGGCAAGACCAAGGACGCGGGCTGGGAGATCGGCGTGTCCAAGACCGTGGCGTATCAGCTGGAACACGTTTGGGACTACCTTTCGGGTCCCGGTCTGGCGACCTGGCTGGGCGACGTACGGCTCGACCCGGCGAAGGGCGCGCCCTACGAGACGGCCGAGGGCACTGTCGGCGAGGTTCGCGGCTACCGCGAACGCGAGAAGATCCGCCTCACCTGGCGGCCGAAGGGCTGGGGCCACGAAAGCACGGTCCAGGTGGCGCTCCGCGACGCCGGGCCGGACAAGACGGTCGTGGTCTTCCATCAGGAGCGGCTCGCCGGGCCGGAAGAGCGGGCCGCGCAACGTGAGCACTGGCAGGCCGTGCTGAAGATCGTCGTCGACGACCTCGCCGGCTGA
- a CDS encoding TetR/AcrR family transcriptional regulator: MPTEDLLATGPGRERSDAARNRAKILKAAEELFAARPAAEVTMEDIAKAAGVGRATLYRRYPDRSAIAVALLDEHERELQERLLTGPPPLGPGASPAERLAAFYAAMTGLLARHAHLVLGTEVGHSRFTTGPYRLWRTHVRFLAEQAGAGDPDALADILLAPLAPEVFLYQTGELGLSPERITGALSEQARRALS, from the coding sequence ATGCCGACAGAAGATCTCCTCGCGACCGGTCCGGGACGGGAACGCTCGGACGCCGCCCGTAACCGCGCGAAGATCCTGAAGGCCGCTGAAGAGCTCTTCGCCGCACGCCCGGCCGCGGAAGTCACGATGGAGGACATCGCCAAAGCCGCCGGGGTCGGCCGCGCCACGCTGTACCGCCGCTACCCGGACCGCTCGGCGATCGCCGTCGCCCTGCTGGACGAACACGAGCGGGAACTCCAGGAGCGACTGCTCACCGGCCCTCCCCCGCTGGGCCCCGGCGCGTCGCCCGCCGAGCGGCTGGCCGCGTTCTACGCGGCGATGACCGGCCTGCTCGCCCGGCACGCGCATCTCGTCCTCGGCACCGAGGTCGGGCATTCGCGGTTCACCACCGGTCCGTACCGGCTGTGGCGCACCCACGTCCGCTTCCTCGCCGAGCAGGCGGGCGCCGGGGATCCGGACGCGCTCGCCGACATCCTGCTGGCACCGCTCGCCCCGGAGGTGTTCCTCTATCAGACCGGCGAGCTCGGTCTGAGCCCCGAACGCATCACCGGCGCGCTGAGCGAGCAGGCGCGGCGAGCGCTTTCCTGA
- a CDS encoding FMN-dependent NADH-azoreductase → MSHLLHLDSSARSASFSRELSARFAEVWRAANPGASYTYRDLAAEPVPPIGQAWTEICDALLTAGITDPDGYASVVKTPQQREAWAVLEPLLAELLAADVVLIGAPMYNFSIPATLKLWIDQVTFPKMSLAGKAFVVAGARGGTYLPGTPREPVDHHERYLRDFFAGHYDVRDVTFLHSELTNALVDPRLGPRDPDRAASREAALRAAEELASPGAAA, encoded by the coding sequence ATGAGCCACCTTCTCCACCTCGACTCCAGCGCCCGCAGCGCGTCGTTCTCCCGCGAGCTGAGTGCTCGCTTCGCCGAGGTCTGGCGTGCCGCGAACCCTGGCGCGAGCTACACCTACCGCGACCTCGCCGCCGAGCCGGTCCCGCCGATCGGCCAGGCCTGGACCGAGATCTGCGACGCCCTCCTCACCGCCGGGATCACCGATCCGGACGGCTACGCCTCGGTGGTGAAGACGCCGCAGCAGCGCGAGGCTTGGGCCGTACTCGAGCCCCTGCTGGCCGAACTGCTCGCCGCCGACGTCGTGCTGATCGGGGCGCCGATGTACAACTTCTCGATCCCCGCGACGCTCAAGCTGTGGATCGACCAGGTGACGTTCCCGAAAATGTCCTTGGCGGGCAAGGCTTTCGTGGTCGCCGGGGCCCGTGGCGGCACCTACCTGCCGGGAACGCCGCGGGAGCCGGTGGATCATCACGAGCGCTACCTGCGAGACTTCTTCGCCGGGCACTACGACGTCCGGGACGTCACGTTCCTGCACTCCGAACTCACGAACGCGCTCGTCGACCCGCGACTCGGCCCGCGCGATCCCGACAGGGCCGCGTCACGGGAAGCGGCGCTGCGGGCGGCGGAAGAGCTCGCCTCACCCGGGGCGGCCGCCTGA
- a CDS encoding DMT family transporter, with translation MGWGILLLAGVVEVAWSQSIKPTENFTRFWPTVLCFVLGVAAVYLLSKAMDSLPVGTAYAVFTGIGAVGAIVFGIVVHKDPLSFGRFAAMALIVGGVVLARVTA, from the coding sequence ATGGGCTGGGGGATCCTGCTCCTGGCCGGCGTCGTCGAAGTCGCCTGGTCGCAGAGCATCAAGCCCACGGAGAACTTCACCCGGTTCTGGCCGACAGTGCTGTGTTTCGTACTCGGTGTCGCGGCGGTCTACCTGCTTTCGAAGGCGATGGACTCGCTTCCGGTGGGGACCGCGTACGCCGTGTTCACCGGGATCGGCGCGGTGGGCGCGATCGTCTTCGGCATCGTGGTCCACAAGGACCCGCTCAGCTTCGGGCGGTTCGCCGCGATGGCGCTGATCGTGGGCGGGGTCGTGCTGGCGCGGGTGACCGCGTGA
- a CDS encoding prolyl oligopeptidase family serine peptidase, which yields MSDEDPYLWLEDVTGEEALDWVRARNAEALAELSTGERFAGIRDEVREVLDADDRIPYIRRRGEYLYNFWQDSANPRGLWRRTTLEQYRLDAPEWELLLDIDALAETDGENWVWQGAAVLRPGYHRALVELSRGGADATVVREFDLDERRFVEDGFFVPEAKTRIGWIDRDHVYIGTDFGPGTLTSSGYPRLAKEWRRGTPLEEATVIFEGKPDDVSVSAHHDPTEGYERDFAYRSIDFYRTERYVRTPGGLERIEVPEDAQTSSHREWLLIRLRSDWTVDGTTYPSGTLLASGFDAFMAGERTFTTLFTPDAHTSLEYWVWTHNHLLLSTLSDVRTELRVLTPSDGWSSQPLAGAPELGTAQITGTDPDVSDEYLLDSSGYTQPSTLSYGHVGGDVEVLKRAPAFFDSEGKTVSQYFATSEDGTKIPYFVVRPSGAEGGPTLLTGYGGFEVSLTPGYSGVIGRGWLSRGGTYVVANIRGGGEYGPDWHTSVTKAKRYKVYEDFSAVAADLVERGISEPSRLGIQGGSNGGLLMGVMLTRYPHLFGAIVCQVPLLDMKRYHKLLAGASWMAEYGDPDDPAEWDYIGKYSPYQNVRSGQEYPPILFVTSTRDDRVHPAHARKMVARMLEQGHDVRYHENIEGGHGAAADNEQLAFKWALMLEFLWEKLDG from the coding sequence ATGAGTGACGAGGACCCGTACCTGTGGCTGGAAGACGTGACCGGCGAAGAAGCGCTGGACTGGGTGCGAGCCCGCAACGCCGAGGCGCTGGCGGAACTGTCCACCGGCGAGCGGTTCGCCGGGATCCGTGACGAGGTCCGCGAGGTCCTCGACGCCGACGACAGGATCCCGTACATCCGTCGCCGCGGTGAATACCTGTACAACTTCTGGCAGGACTCGGCCAACCCCCGCGGCCTCTGGCGCCGCACCACCCTCGAGCAGTATCGGCTCGACGCGCCGGAGTGGGAACTCCTGCTCGACATCGACGCGCTGGCCGAGACCGACGGCGAGAACTGGGTGTGGCAGGGCGCGGCCGTCCTCCGGCCGGGCTATCACCGCGCGCTGGTCGAACTGTCGCGAGGCGGCGCCGACGCGACCGTGGTCCGCGAGTTCGACCTCGACGAGCGCCGCTTCGTCGAAGACGGGTTCTTCGTACCCGAAGCCAAGACACGGATCGGCTGGATCGACCGCGACCACGTCTACATCGGCACCGATTTCGGTCCCGGGACGCTGACCAGTTCGGGCTATCCGAGGCTGGCGAAGGAATGGCGGCGCGGCACCCCGCTCGAAGAGGCGACGGTGATCTTCGAGGGCAAGCCGGACGACGTTTCGGTGTCCGCCCACCACGATCCGACCGAGGGATACGAACGCGACTTCGCCTACCGGTCGATCGACTTCTACCGCACGGAGCGGTACGTCCGGACGCCCGGCGGGCTCGAACGGATCGAGGTCCCCGAAGACGCGCAGACGTCCTCGCACCGCGAATGGCTGCTGATCCGGCTCCGCTCCGATTGGACCGTCGACGGCACCACTTACCCGTCCGGAACCCTGCTCGCCTCCGGTTTCGACGCGTTCATGGCAGGCGAACGCACCTTCACGACGCTCTTCACCCCCGACGCGCACACGTCGCTGGAGTACTGGGTGTGGACGCACAACCACCTGCTGCTCTCGACGCTGTCCGACGTCCGGACGGAGCTGCGGGTGCTCACGCCGTCGGACGGCTGGAGCTCCCAGCCCCTCGCCGGCGCCCCGGAACTGGGCACCGCGCAGATCACCGGCACCGACCCCGACGTCAGCGACGAGTACCTGCTCGACTCCAGCGGGTACACCCAGCCGTCGACGCTGAGCTACGGGCACGTCGGCGGTGACGTCGAAGTCCTCAAGCGCGCTCCGGCGTTCTTCGACAGCGAAGGCAAGACGGTCTCGCAGTACTTCGCGACGTCCGAGGACGGCACGAAGATCCCCTACTTCGTCGTACGCCCCTCGGGCGCCGAAGGTGGGCCGACGCTGCTGACCGGGTACGGCGGCTTCGAGGTCTCACTGACCCCCGGTTACAGCGGCGTGATCGGCCGCGGCTGGCTCTCGCGCGGCGGCACCTACGTCGTCGCGAACATCCGCGGCGGCGGCGAATACGGGCCGGACTGGCACACCTCGGTGACCAAAGCCAAGCGGTACAAGGTCTACGAGGACTTCTCCGCCGTCGCCGCCGACCTCGTCGAACGCGGTATCAGCGAACCTTCCCGGCTCGGGATCCAGGGCGGCAGCAACGGCGGACTGCTGATGGGCGTCATGCTCACTCGCTACCCGCACCTGTTCGGCGCGATCGTGTGCCAGGTGCCGCTGCTGGACATGAAGCGGTACCACAAGCTCCTCGCGGGAGCGTCGTGGATGGCCGAGTACGGCGACCCCGACGATCCGGCGGAATGGGACTACATCGGGAAGTACTCGCCGTATCAGAACGTCCGAAGTGGACAGGAGTATCCGCCGATCCTGTTCGTCACCTCCACGAGGGACGACAGGGTGCACCCCGCCCACGCGCGCAAGATGGTCGCGCGGATGCTGGAGCAGGGGCACGACGTGCGCTACCACGAGAACATCGAGGGCGGGCACGGCGCGGCGGCCGACAACGAGCAACTGGCCTTCAAATGGGCGCTGATGCTCGAATTCCTGTGGGAGAAGCTCGACGGCTGA
- a CDS encoding neutral zinc metallopeptidase, translating to MTGTESPRNTGTAVVGVLVVAALTAAGMAMAGGPRKIDGHALPASGAFTSEGAKAPAGTAKPAPKEVRELETNPLLAEGIALDAVTCRLPGISRDPAKLEAYYKTFASCLAEAWKPALDQANEPTLTAKVQVTLPETSACGKVPSETEAVAYYCGGDTTIYAPTEWMLSDAGLERSRHLATMAHEYGHHVQRSSGILSAAAEKMSSPEEDSPADKELVRRIELQANCFGALALTAAAGRGSISTALAKDALDNYGRTDDSDTHGTRRNQLKWAKAGFSGKTTAACNTWAAPASEVA from the coding sequence ATGACCGGCACCGAAAGCCCCCGCAACACGGGCACCGCCGTGGTCGGCGTGCTCGTCGTGGCCGCTTTGACCGCCGCCGGGATGGCGATGGCGGGCGGACCGCGGAAGATCGACGGTCATGCCCTCCCCGCGTCCGGCGCGTTCACCTCGGAAGGGGCCAAGGCGCCCGCCGGGACCGCGAAACCCGCGCCCAAGGAGGTGCGGGAACTGGAAACGAACCCGCTGCTGGCCGAAGGGATCGCGCTCGACGCGGTCACCTGCCGCCTGCCGGGGATCAGCCGCGACCCCGCGAAGCTGGAGGCGTACTACAAGACTTTCGCCTCCTGTCTCGCCGAAGCCTGGAAACCGGCTTTGGACCAGGCGAACGAGCCGACGCTGACGGCGAAAGTGCAGGTGACGCTGCCCGAGACCAGCGCCTGCGGGAAGGTGCCCAGCGAGACCGAGGCCGTCGCGTACTACTGCGGTGGAGACACCACGATCTACGCGCCGACCGAATGGATGCTGAGCGACGCCGGCCTCGAAAGGTCCCGTCACCTCGCGACGATGGCCCACGAGTACGGCCACCACGTCCAGCGCTCCAGCGGGATCCTGTCGGCGGCCGCGGAGAAGATGTCCTCGCCGGAGGAGGACTCCCCGGCCGACAAGGAACTCGTCCGCCGTATCGAACTCCAGGCGAACTGTTTCGGCGCGCTCGCCCTCACGGCCGCCGCCGGACGCGGGTCGATCAGCACGGCGCTGGCCAAAGACGCGCTCGACAACTACGGCCGCACCGACGACAGCGACACCCACGGCACCCGTCGTAACCAGCTGAAGTGGGCGAAGGCGGGGTTCTCCGGGAAGACGACGGCGGCGTGCAACACCTGGGCGGCGCCCGCTTCGGAGGTCGCGTGA
- a CDS encoding CBS domain-containing protein: MRISDLLRNKGAAVATVSPETNVTELLERLAEHNVGALVVVDDDGGIVGIVSERDVVRRLNERGPQLLDGSVAAIMTKLVASCTPEDSVDQLSVLMTERRIRHVPVLVDGRLAGIVSIGDVVKTRMEQLEKSQEQLEAYISQG, from the coding sequence ATGCGGATTTCCGATCTGTTGCGGAACAAGGGGGCGGCCGTCGCGACCGTCTCGCCGGAGACGAACGTCACCGAACTGCTCGAGAGACTCGCGGAGCACAACGTCGGGGCGCTCGTGGTCGTCGACGACGACGGCGGGATCGTCGGGATCGTCTCCGAACGGGACGTGGTGCGACGGCTCAACGAGCGCGGGCCCCAGCTACTCGACGGATCGGTGGCCGCGATCATGACGAAGCTGGTCGCCAGCTGCACCCCCGAGGATTCGGTGGACCAGCTGTCGGTCTTGATGACCGAACGCCGCATCCGGCACGTCCCGGTCCTGGTGGACGGCAGGCTCGCGGGGATCGTGAGCATCGGCGACGTCGTGAAGACGCGGATGGAGCAGTTGGAGAAGAGCCAGGAACAGCTAGAGGCGTACATCTCGCAGGGCTGA
- a CDS encoding DUF4139 domain-containing protein, which produces MPSTVEAPIVAVTVYPHHARITRRASARLDGETRFAFSGLPWNLDTDSVRVTGSGPAVIAGVDVAVERHPAPADASLRALTERRRADQAVVDEVADAVAAESTKVDLLTGVAKRSGGSFAKALAAGTAEPPRVAEVTDALGTQLAEALGKRRELGIRLAGLRDDLGALDREIQAKQGVSEVDSATVTVELESEEDGAEIGLELSYVVSNASWEPGYDVRVRGEDVSVTWYGRITQHTGEDWPECDLALSTARPANTVEVPELEPWFLDRVRPVEPVMARAAYGSASPAGGGMPEAAGFRNLAAPAPAMAVRTATAEEGATAVTYRPGRPVAVPSGAQGHRTTLAQLELTAKLGYITAPARSPEAFLRATVVNTSEHTLRPGKASVFHETEFVGTTRLEVWAPGEELELALGVDDRIRVDRELSHRTASKATLSGVRKREAAYTTTISNHSPREAVVTVLDQAPVSRDEAITVRDVRAVPDPVERTDMGEITWRLTLAPGAKGVVTLGYRVDVAKGVELSGWRE; this is translated from the coding sequence ATGCCGAGCACCGTGGAAGCACCGATCGTCGCCGTCACCGTCTATCCGCACCACGCCCGGATCACGAGGCGGGCCTCAGCGCGTCTGGACGGCGAAACACGCTTCGCCTTCTCCGGCTTGCCGTGGAATCTGGACACCGATTCGGTCCGTGTCACGGGTTCCGGTCCGGCGGTCATCGCCGGGGTCGACGTCGCCGTCGAGCGTCATCCCGCGCCCGCGGACGCTTCCCTGCGCGCGCTGACCGAGCGGCGGCGGGCCGATCAAGCGGTGGTCGACGAGGTCGCGGACGCCGTCGCCGCGGAGAGCACGAAGGTCGATCTGCTGACCGGGGTGGCGAAGAGGAGTGGTGGCAGTTTCGCGAAAGCCCTCGCGGCGGGCACGGCGGAACCGCCCCGGGTCGCCGAAGTCACCGACGCGCTCGGCACCCAGCTGGCCGAGGCGCTGGGGAAACGCCGGGAACTCGGCATCCGGCTCGCCGGGCTCCGCGACGACCTCGGCGCGCTGGACCGGGAGATCCAGGCGAAACAGGGCGTGTCCGAAGTGGACAGCGCGACGGTCACTGTCGAGCTGGAGAGCGAGGAAGACGGCGCCGAGATCGGGCTCGAACTGTCCTATGTGGTCTCGAACGCGAGCTGGGAACCCGGCTATGACGTGCGTGTCCGCGGCGAGGACGTCTCGGTGACCTGGTACGGGCGGATCACCCAGCACACCGGCGAAGACTGGCCCGAATGCGACCTCGCCCTCTCGACCGCGCGACCGGCGAACACCGTGGAGGTACCGGAACTCGAACCGTGGTTCCTCGACCGAGTGCGACCGGTCGAACCGGTGATGGCGCGAGCCGCGTACGGCAGCGCGTCACCGGCGGGCGGCGGGATGCCGGAAGCGGCCGGTTTCCGGAACCTGGCGGCACCCGCCCCGGCGATGGCGGTGCGGACCGCGACCGCCGAAGAGGGCGCCACCGCGGTCACCTACCGGCCCGGACGTCCGGTGGCGGTGCCTTCGGGAGCGCAAGGCCACCGCACGACACTGGCGCAGCTCGAACTGACGGCGAAACTGGGCTACATCACCGCTCCCGCGCGGTCGCCGGAGGCGTTCCTGCGGGCGACCGTGGTCAACACCTCGGAACACACCCTGCGGCCGGGTAAGGCGTCGGTGTTCCACGAGACGGAATTCGTCGGCACGACGAGGCTCGAAGTCTGGGCGCCGGGCGAGGAACTCGAACTCGCCCTCGGCGTGGACGACCGGATCCGCGTCGACCGGGAACTCTCGCACCGCACGGCGAGCAAGGCGACCCTGTCCGGCGTCCGCAAGCGGGAGGCCGCCTACACCACGACGATCAGCAACCACAGCCCGCGCGAAGCCGTCGTGACCGTGCTGGACCAGGCGCCGGTCTCTCGCGACGAGGCGATCACGGTTCGCGACGTCCGCGCCGTGCCGGATCCGGTGGAACGGACCGACATGGGCGAGATCACCTGGCGGCTGACGCTCGCCCCGGGCGCGAAGGGCGTCGTGACGCTCGGGTACCGGGTGGACGTCGCGAAGGGTGTCGAGCTTTCGGGCTGGCGGGAGTAG